One candidate division Zixibacteria bacterium HGW-Zixibacteria-1 genomic window carries:
- a CDS encoding CDP-alcohol phosphatidyltransferase family protein — MQKIRLTKPFVNRSSRLFIPVYCLTFFFTGIYFSTKSGKIMVEINKKKRAFYEAYSIGLGKLGLKLGLTPNILTAISFICAVISGIYFWKGEIWWGIIWMILNSFTDMLDGSTARAGNLGTVFGGILDHVSDRYGEFLILAGITMSKLVHPGWGLFALFGMIIASYTRAAAESIGKMDNCAVGIMGRLEKFLVLIIGAMLQRYFPGYRPLEIALIIVGTTSYITSVQRLVYAKKVLKDKKSV, encoded by the coding sequence ATGCAGAAAATACGCTTAACAAAGCCTTTTGTCAATCGTTCATCGCGGTTATTTATCCCCGTTTATTGCTTGACTTTCTTTTTCACAGGAATATATTTCTCAACGAAATCAGGGAAGATTATGGTGGAAATAAATAAGAAGAAACGGGCCTTTTACGAGGCATACTCAATCGGGTTGGGAAAACTGGGCCTTAAACTGGGCCTGACCCCCAACATTCTTACCGCAATCTCCTTCATCTGCGCGGTGATATCGGGAATTTACTTCTGGAAAGGGGAAATCTGGTGGGGCATTATCTGGATGATCCTCAATTCCTTTACCGATATGCTCGACGGCTCCACTGCCCGCGCCGGAAATTTGGGCACCGTCTTTGGCGGTATTCTTGATCACGTCTCCGACCGCTACGGCGAATTCCTGATTCTGGCCGGCATCACCATGTCAAAACTGGTTCATCCCGGATGGGGGCTGTTTGCCCTGTTCGGCATGATTATCGCCAGTTACACCCGTGCCGCCGCCGAATCGATCGGCAAAATGGATAACTGCGCCGTCGGTATCATGGGCCGCCTGGAGAAATTCCTCGTCCTTATCATCGGCGCCATGCTGCAAAGATATTTTCCTGGCTATCGGCCGCTCGAGATCGCGCTCATCATTGTCGGAACAACTTCATATATCACCTCCGTTCAGCGGCTGGTCTATGCCAAGAAAGTGCTGAAGGACAAAAAATCGGTGTAA
- a CDS encoding N-acetyltransferase, producing MSQEVNVIEVESSKLLNTFITLPFKLYKDDPNWVAPLLIERKEFFNKKKNPFYRGAKTKLFIAMRENEPVGRIATCINYNHNVFHSEHVGFFGFFDCIDDYDVAAKLLKVAMITLKSEGMEKMRGPANFSTNHEVGFLVDGFDSPPVIMNPYNPPYIPKLAEKFGLKKVMDLYAFMMTDELPLSDRILKVVERIKERNKVTIRPLDLSHFDEELKKINYIYNNAWSDNWGFVPMPEEEFYHMGKDLKQIVDPDLVLIAEIDGEPVGFSMALPDMNIVLKKLNGRLFPFGMLKLLWHMKIRRKIDGVRVMTMGVVHKYQKRGIDNVFYVETFNRGTAKGYKWAELSWILETNELMCRAAESLGAKLYKKYRMVEMPL from the coding sequence ATGTCTCAAGAAGTAAATGTCATCGAAGTCGAATCGTCGAAACTACTAAACACATTTATTACTCTCCCGTTTAAACTCTATAAAGATGACCCGAATTGGGTGGCCCCTTTGCTGATCGAGCGAAAGGAGTTTTTCAATAAAAAGAAAAATCCGTTCTATCGCGGGGCCAAGACGAAACTTTTTATCGCCATGAGGGAAAATGAACCGGTCGGCCGCATTGCCACCTGCATCAATTATAATCACAATGTCTTCCACAGTGAGCATGTCGGCTTCTTTGGCTTCTTTGACTGTATCGATGATTATGATGTTGCCGCCAAACTGCTCAAGGTGGCTATGATTACTCTGAAATCGGAAGGCATGGAAAAAATGCGCGGACCAGCCAACTTCTCCACCAACCATGAGGTTGGCTTTCTGGTCGATGGTTTCGATTCTCCTCCGGTTATCATGAATCCGTATAACCCGCCCTACATTCCGAAACTCGCCGAGAAATTCGGCCTTAAGAAAGTCATGGATCTCTACGCCTTCATGATGACCGATGAATTACCGCTCTCGGACCGGATTCTGAAAGTCGTTGAGCGAATCAAGGAGAGAAATAAAGTCACTATCAGGCCGCTTGATCTTTCTCACTTTGACGAGGAATTAAAAAAAATCAATTACATATATAATAATGCCTGGTCGGATAATTGGGGTTTTGTGCCGATGCCCGAAGAGGAGTTCTATCATATGGGCAAGGACCTCAAACAGATTGTCGATCCTGATCTGGTTCTGATTGCGGAAATAGACGGAGAACCGGTCGGTTTTTCGATGGCCCTGCCTGATATGAATATCGTCCTGAAAAAGCTGAACGGCCGCCTATTCCCGTTCGGCATGCTAAAACTTCTCTGGCATATGAAAATCCGCCGCAAAATCGACGGCGTCAGGGTGATGACCATGGGCGTGGTGCATAAATATCAAAAACGGGGCATCGATAACGTCTTCTATGTCGAGACCTTCAACCGGGGAACCGCAAAAGGTTACAAATGGGCCGAATTATCGTGGATCCTTGAAACCAACGAATTGATGTGTCGCGCCGCTGAAAGTCTCGGAGCCAAACTATATAAGAAATATAGAATGGTTGAAATGCCGCTTTGA
- a CDS encoding elongation factor 4: MEEQKLIRNFSIIAHIDHGKSTLADRLLEMTKTISDRQMRSQVLDDMDLERERGITIKAHAIRLAYKAKNGKIYQFNLIDTPGHVDFTYEVSRALSACEGVLLVVDAAQGVEAQTVSNLFLAIENNLEIIPVLNKIDLPAAQPKEVAAQIIDLIGCKEEEIIHVSAKTGQGVDKLFEAIVERIPSPVGNPGKPLKALVFDSAYDAYRGAAAYVKVVDGSVSKDDLIKFFSHGKQFEVDEVGCRRLTNIPLPHLQTGEVGYIYAGVKDVSDTRVGDTITLAKGGVSEPLPGFVAVKPMVFSGLFPAIAENYTELRDALEKLKLNDASLAFTPETSTALGFGFRCGFLGMLHMEIVTERLSREYDQTIINTVPNVEYFALTVTGEKVVVDSPSDMPEPGQIDHVEEPYVNAQIITLPESLGSVMRLATERRGIYQNTEYPTSTRAVLSYSFPLSEIIFDFYDKLKSISRGYASLDYGLPFYQRSDLVKLDILINAEPVDALSVIIHRQKAYKYGVNLTEKLRKLIPRQLFEVIIQAAIGSRIIARATVKPLRKNVTAKCYGGDITRKRKLLERQKEGKKRLKQIGRVEIPQEAFLAALQVDE, encoded by the coding sequence ATGGAAGAACAGAAACTGATAAGAAATTTTTCGATTATTGCCCATATCGATCATGGCAAATCGACTCTGGCCGACCGTCTGCTCGAAATGACGAAGACGATCTCGGATCGGCAGATGCGGTCGCAGGTGCTTGATGATATGGACCTGGAACGCGAGCGCGGTATTACCATCAAGGCGCACGCGATCCGGCTGGCTTATAAAGCAAAAAACGGGAAGATTTATCAGTTTAACCTGATCGATACTCCGGGCCATGTCGATTTCACCTATGAAGTCAGCCGTGCCCTTTCGGCCTGCGAGGGGGTTTTGCTGGTGGTCGATGCCGCTCAGGGAGTGGAAGCGCAGACGGTATCGAACCTGTTTCTGGCCATTGAAAATAACCTGGAAATAATTCCGGTGCTTAACAAAATCGATCTTCCGGCGGCCCAGCCCAAAGAGGTGGCGGCCCAGATAATTGACCTGATCGGCTGTAAAGAAGAAGAGATTATTCATGTTTCGGCCAAGACCGGCCAGGGTGTTGATAAACTTTTTGAAGCGATTGTCGAGCGGATACCGTCGCCGGTGGGAAATCCCGGCAAACCGCTTAAGGCGCTGGTTTTCGATTCGGCTTATGATGCCTATCGCGGCGCGGCCGCTTATGTGAAGGTGGTGGACGGTTCGGTGTCCAAAGATGATCTGATTAAGTTTTTCTCGCACGGGAAGCAGTTCGAGGTGGATGAAGTCGGCTGCCGGCGACTGACGAATATTCCGCTGCCTCATCTCCAAACCGGGGAAGTCGGTTATATATATGCCGGAGTGAAGGATGTGTCGGATACGCGGGTGGGTGATACCATCACTCTGGCCAAGGGGGGCGTTTCGGAGCCGCTGCCCGGTTTTGTGGCGGTCAAACCGATGGTTTTTTCGGGGCTTTTTCCGGCTATTGCCGAAAATTACACCGAACTGCGGGATGCGCTTGAAAAACTCAAGTTGAACGATGCTTCACTGGCTTTCACACCGGAAACATCAACGGCCCTTGGTTTCGGTTTTCGCTGCGGTTTTCTGGGGATGTTGCACATGGAAATTGTCACCGAGCGGCTGTCCCGGGAATACGACCAGACAATTATCAACACTGTCCCCAATGTGGAGTATTTTGCGCTTACCGTTACGGGCGAGAAGGTGGTGGTGGACTCGCCGTCCGACATGCCGGAACCGGGGCAGATCGATCATGTCGAGGAACCTTATGTGAATGCGCAGATAATTACCCTGCCGGAATCACTCGGATCGGTCATGAGGCTGGCCACCGAACGGCGCGGAATCTATCAAAATACCGAGTATCCGACCTCGACAAGGGCTGTTTTGAGCTATTCTTTTCCGCTTTCGGAGATTATTTTTGACTTTTATGATAAGTTGAAGTCGATTTCAAGAGGCTACGCCTCGCTTGATTACGGGTTGCCGTTTTATCAGCGATCGGATTTGGTCAAACTTGATATTTTGATTAATGCGGAGCCGGTGGATGCGCTTTCGGTCATCATTCATCGGCAAAAGGCCTATAAGTACGGTGTAAACCTGACTGAGAAACTGCGTAAACTTATTCCGCGGCAGCTATTTGAGGTAATTATTCAGGCGGCGATCGGGTCCCGGATTATTGCCCGGGCGACGGTCAAGCCGCTGCGAAAAAATGTCACGGCCAAATGCTATGGGGGCGATATTACCCGAAAAAGGAAGCTGCTTGAGCGTCAAAAAGAGGGCAAGAAACGTCTCAAACAGATTGGGCGGGTAGAAATTCCCCAGGAAGCCTTCCTGGCCGCTCTGCAAGTTGATGAATAA
- a CDS encoding mechanosensitive ion channel protein MscS: MDITINDWLLQNGVSDWLAHYLSWAGVILAVAILSFISNYIAKKFLLVGITYFVKRSKTKWDDALLQRKVFTRLSHFAPALVIYFTAYLFGPAKDVIQRMAQVYMALAGILVINAFLNAVVDIYQNFAVSKQRPIKGYVQVAQIILFTFLGIIAISTIMDKSPWLLLSGFGAMTAIILLIFKDSILGLVASIQLSGNDMVHLGDWIEMPKYGADGDVIDITLTTVKVQNWDKTITTIPAYSLISDSFKNWRGMAESGGRRIKRPIYIDMNSILFCTPSMLDRFGKFQLISEYVKSRRQEIAEYNKQHNIDTSELINGRNMTNVGTFRAYIAAYLRNHPKIHQEMTFLIRHLPPGPTGLPIEIYVFSNDQVWANYEAIQADIFDHILSVVPLFDLRIFQNPTGHDFRTITNM; the protein is encoded by the coding sequence ATGGATATAACTATAAATGACTGGCTGCTGCAAAACGGAGTAAGTGACTGGCTCGCCCATTATTTGAGTTGGGCCGGAGTTATCCTGGCGGTCGCGATTCTGTCCTTTATTTCAAACTATATCGCCAAAAAATTTCTGCTGGTCGGTATAACATATTTCGTTAAGAGATCCAAAACCAAATGGGATGACGCCCTTCTGCAGCGCAAAGTATTTACCCGCCTCTCGCATTTTGCACCCGCCCTGGTGATATATTTTACCGCCTACCTGTTTGGCCCCGCCAAAGATGTCATCCAGCGCATGGCCCAGGTTTACATGGCACTGGCCGGAATACTGGTAATAAATGCTTTTCTTAATGCCGTTGTCGATATCTACCAAAACTTCGCAGTATCAAAACAGAGACCGATTAAGGGATATGTCCAGGTGGCCCAGATTATTCTGTTCACATTTCTGGGTATTATTGCCATTTCAACTATAATGGACAAATCTCCCTGGCTATTACTGAGCGGTTTTGGAGCCATGACCGCCATCATTCTGCTGATCTTCAAGGATTCCATTCTCGGCCTGGTGGCCTCGATCCAACTCTCCGGCAACGACATGGTCCACCTGGGCGACTGGATCGAAATGCCCAAATATGGCGCTGATGGCGATGTTATCGATATCACCCTGACGACCGTCAAAGTGCAGAACTGGGACAAAACCATTACCACCATCCCGGCCTATTCATTGATTTCCGATTCATTTAAAAACTGGCGCGGCATGGCCGAATCGGGCGGTCGAAGAATTAAACGACCCATTTATATCGATATGAACAGCATTCTGTTTTGCACACCATCGATGCTTGACCGCTTCGGAAAATTCCAGTTGATATCGGAGTATGTCAAATCCCGGCGTCAGGAAATCGCCGAGTATAACAAACAGCATAATATCGATACTTCGGAATTGATCAACGGCCGCAATATGACCAATGTCGGGACTTTTCGCGCCTATATTGCCGCCTATTTACGAAACCACCCCAAAATTCATCAGGAAATGACTTTCCTTATCAGGCATCTGCCGCCCGGCCCCACCGGTTTGCCGATTGAAATATATGTTTTCAGCAACGATCAGGTTTGGGCCAATTACGAGGCCATTCAAGCCGATATTTTCGACCACATTCTGTCAGTGGTGCCGCTTTTTGATTTGCGCATCTTCCAAAACCCCACCGGCCATGACTTTAGGACTATAACTAATATGTAA
- a CDS encoding ribokinase codes for MITAIGNPVYDYIKTQKIETEGRVLSGCSTNAALALSRLGEKTRLIGAIGDDFKDDFVGQLDQLDIESVIVDSKESGGFSLIYYDNFGNRTLDLLGRASDIGHIDPKLYKDSKAVLIGPILGEVSFDEIKTIRKNFDGYFFCDPQGLLRNADEDKRIYHEKVDGIEDVLGQFTVVKPNELEGKVLTGIDCRVDPYKAAGMIKSWGPEIVIVTLAELGSVIFDGHKFIEIPPYQINLLDSTGAGDTYMAGFTFEYLRTGDLRQAGCFASCVSSIMIEQVGPDFVMTEAEVRRRQKTLLEKTDFTVALSR; via the coding sequence ATGATTACTGCCATCGGCAATCCTGTTTATGATTATATAAAGACCCAGAAAATCGAAACCGAGGGCCGCGTCCTGTCCGGATGCAGCACCAATGCCGCGCTGGCTCTTTCCCGGCTTGGCGAAAAAACGCGGCTGATCGGCGCTATCGGTGATGATTTCAAGGATGATTTCGTCGGTCAGTTGGACCAGCTCGACATCGAATCGGTCATTGTCGATTCGAAAGAATCGGGCGGCTTTTCGCTGATCTATTACGATAATTTCGGCAACCGCACTTTGGACCTTCTCGGTCGCGCTTCCGATATCGGCCATATCGACCCGAAGCTGTACAAAGACTCCAAAGCCGTCCTGATCGGGCCGATACTCGGCGAAGTTTCTTTCGATGAAATCAAAACCATCCGCAAAAATTTCGACGGTTATTTCTTCTGTGATCCGCAGGGGCTATTGCGCAATGCCGATGAAGACAAACGGATTTATCATGAAAAAGTTGACGGGATCGAAGATGTCCTCGGTCAGTTCACCGTCGTTAAACCGAACGAACTCGAAGGCAAGGTGCTGACCGGCATCGACTGCCGCGTGGATCCCTATAAAGCGGCCGGGATGATCAAGAGCTGGGGGCCGGAAATAGTCATCGTCACCCTGGCCGAACTCGGCTCGGTAATTTTTGACGGCCATAAATTCATCGAGATCCCCCCCTATCAAATAAATTTGCTCGACTCGACCGGCGCCGGCGACACGTACATGGCCGGGTTCACGTTCGAGTACCTCCGCACCGGCGATCTGCGTCAGGCGGGATGTTTTGCATCATGCGTTTCGTCGATTATGATCGAGCAGGTCGGCCCCGATTTTGTGATGACCGAAGCCGAAGTGCGCCGCCGCCAGAAAACGCTGCTCGAAAAAACCGATTTCACCGTCGCCCTGTCCCGGTAG
- a CDS encoding phosphatase PAP2 family protein, whose protein sequence is MLDLICWLGSIDRAVFFFINTTIANPVTDFFMPLVTIDLHLKIFYGLCLGVILWKGDKRLRLAIIASLIVVTITDQLSSAVLKPLFERPRPCWNMEVHLLVGCGSGFSMPSSHAANLFGQAYLFREIARPTTKYLIPLAIVVALSRVFVGVHYPADILVGAALGTLSGWAVGHGFNFIYEKKIAAKKDWGGDINGDQNRSS, encoded by the coding sequence ATGCTTGACCTGATTTGTTGGCTGGGTTCAATTGACCGGGCGGTTTTCTTCTTTATCAACACGACTATCGCCAATCCGGTGACTGACTTTTTCATGCCGCTGGTGACAATTGATCTGCATCTCAAAATATTTTACGGCCTGTGTCTGGGCGTAATTCTGTGGAAAGGTGATAAGCGGCTCAGACTGGCGATAATAGCTTCGCTGATAGTCGTGACGATTACCGATCAGCTCTCGAGTGCGGTTCTGAAGCCGCTTTTCGAGCGCCCACGGCCCTGCTGGAACATGGAGGTGCATCTTCTGGTCGGGTGCGGTTCCGGTTTTTCGATGCCGTCGTCGCATGCCGCCAATCTTTTCGGTCAGGCGTACCTGTTTCGCGAGATTGCCCGGCCGACGACCAAATATTTGATCCCGCTGGCAATCGTGGTGGCGCTGTCGCGCGTTTTTGTGGGGGTGCATTACCCGGCCGATATTCTGGTGGGGGCGGCACTGGGAACATTGTCCGGGTGGGCGGTCGGTCATGGGTTCAATTTTATTTATGAAAAGAAAATAGCGGCGAAAAAAGATTGGGGAGGTGATATCAATGGCGATCAAAATCGAAGTAGTTGA
- a CDS encoding YigZ family protein: METADSFFTIKTSSEIEIKIKGSKFFGRARECESVEDAEKIIADFRKKYYDATHNCFAYRVGIGKEMKFRYSDDGEPSGTAGRPIYDQIEGKSLTSLIVIVTRYFGGVKLGTGGLTHAYSDAAARAIDAAGVVEKYITESISMKMQFSDYNLVERIIHQFGAKVIESDFSDIVRLTVELRLSLIDKLRENLVDSTSGRIKFEQGS, translated from the coding sequence ATGGAAACAGCCGACAGTTTTTTTACAATCAAGACATCATCGGAAATCGAGATAAAAATTAAGGGATCGAAGTTTTTCGGGCGGGCGCGTGAGTGCGAGAGTGTCGAGGATGCGGAAAAAATCATCGCGGACTTTCGAAAGAAATACTATGATGCCACACATAATTGTTTCGCATATCGAGTCGGCATTGGAAAAGAGATGAAATTCAGGTATTCGGATGACGGCGAGCCGTCGGGCACAGCCGGCCGGCCGATTTATGATCAGATCGAGGGCAAAAGTCTGACCAGCCTGATTGTAATAGTGACGCGCTATTTCGGCGGCGTAAAACTCGGCACGGGCGGTCTGACACATGCATACTCGGATGCGGCGGCCCGGGCAATTGACGCCGCCGGTGTCGTGGAAAAGTATATAACCGAAAGTATTTCGATGAAAATGCAGTTCTCCGACTATAACCTGGTCGAGCGAATTATCCACCAGTTCGGGGCGAAGGTAATCGAGTCCGATTTTTCCGACATCGTCAGGTTGACGGTCGAATTGAGGTTATCGCTGATAGATAAACTGAGGGAAAATCTGGTTGATAGTACATCCGGAAGGATAAAATTTGAACAAGGTTCTTGA
- a CDS encoding Appr-1-p processing protein produces the protein MAIKIEVVEGDITEADTEAIVNAANNHLWMGSGVAGAIKRKGGSEIEKDAMSKGPIEVGQAVESTAGKLPYKYIIHAAGMGQDLRTNENIVYEVTRNSLLLADRLGLKSIAFPSIGTGVGGFPLDKCAEKMIGAVKDLEPQFKSLERVVFVLFGISAYEAFASELNKYDKK, from the coding sequence ATGGCGATCAAAATCGAAGTAGTTGAGGGTGACATCACCGAGGCCGATACCGAGGCGATTGTCAATGCCGCCAATAATCATCTCTGGATGGGTTCCGGTGTGGCCGGGGCCATCAAGCGCAAAGGCGGTTCTGAGATCGAGAAAGATGCCATGTCGAAAGGGCCGATTGAAGTCGGCCAGGCGGTGGAATCAACAGCCGGGAAATTGCCATACAAATACATCATTCATGCCGCCGGCATGGGGCAGGATCTTCGCACAAATGAAAATATCGTCTATGAAGTCACCCGGAATTCGCTTTTGCTGGCGGACAGGCTTGGTCTCAAGTCGATAGCCTTTCCTTCAATCGGTACCGGGGTAGGCGGTTTTCCGCTAGATAAATGCGCCGAGAAAATGATCGGGGCGGTGAAAGACCTAGAACCGCAGTTTAAATCGCTTGAGAGAGTTGTCTTTGTCCTGTTCGGGATTTCCGCTTATGAGGCCTTCGCCTCAGAACTTAATAAATACGATAAAAAATAA